The following DNA comes from Acetomicrobium sp. S15 = DSM 107314.
AAGCCCAATGCCCTTATGGTCCTGGCTTGGCGCTTCGGATAACCTATGGCGCTGCGTTTCCAGGTGATGCGAAGCTTTCCCATCGTCCCGCGCCCTCCTCACTTAGTGAGTTCCTTCTCCTTGCCCCTGAGTTTCAACAACTCTTCCGGGGATCGGAGAGATTTTAAGGCCTCTAATGTCGCGTACGCCACATTGATGGGGTTGGATGTCCTGCCTATAACCTTCGTAAGGACGTCTTTAACCCCTCCGAGTTCCATGATCGCCCTGACCACAGCGCTGGCGATGACGCCCGTTCCTGGCGCAGCCGGTCTCAGCAAAACCGAAGCGGCACCGAAATTGCCGATTATGGGATGAGGTATAGTGGTGCCGACTTGTTTCAATTCCACAAGGTCTTTTTTGGCCTTCTCTATGCCCTTTCGCACCGCTTCTGGTATTTCCCGAGCCTTGCCCAAGCCAACGCCCACATATCGCTCCTCGTCCCCGACGACGACGAGGACGCTGAACTTAAACCTCTTGCCTCCCTTGACCACCTTGCTGACGCGGCTGATGGCTACAACTCGTTCCTTCATCGTCTCTTTTTCCATTACATCCCGCTTTGTCACCACGAAGGCCATCCTCCTCCTAAAACTTTAATCCAGCGTCGCGAGCTGCATCGGCCAGCGCTTTTATCCTGCCGTGATAAATGTGACCGCCACGGTCAAAGACTACTGCGCTTATCCCTTTTGCAGACGCGCGCTCAGCGATAAGTCTACCGACAGCCTTAGCGGCCTCCGTGTCTTTCTTGGAAGCCATGCTCTCCCTTAACGCCTTTTCGAGCGTCGAAGCGGCTGCAATTGTATGTCCCCGTTCGTCATCTATCAACTGGGCGTAAATATAATGGAGGCTCCGGAATACTGCTAATCGCGGGCGCTCCGCAGTGCCCGAAACTTTCTTTCTCAGGCGACGATGTCGCAGCTGCCGCCCTATGTTGCGGCTTTCCTTGTTGGTCAATGGTCCATACCTCCTCACTTCGCAGCGCTGGTCTTGCCGGCTTTGCGAACCACTTGCTCGCCCACATAGCGAATGCCCTTGCCCTTATATGGCTCTGGAGGGCGAAATCCTCTGATTACAGCTGCCACTTGGCCGACCTGTTGTTTGTCAATGCCTCGCACTATAATCTTAGCCGGGCCGTCAGTGGCCAACTCCACGCCCTTTGGAGCCTCGAATTCAACCGGCTTCGAATATCCCAGGCTCAATACAAGCTTGCCGCCCTGGACTTGAGCGCGATATCCTATGCCCACTATCTCGAGCTGCCTCTCAAATCCTTGAGCCACGCCTGTTGCCATGTTAGACAAAAGCGCCCTTGCAAGACCGTGGAGGGCCCTCGCTTCTTTATCATCGCTGTGTCTGTGTACATAGATTTGACCGTCTTTCACCTGTGCCTCGATGTCCGGCCACAGTTCGAGGGAGAGCTCACCTTTGGGCCCTTTCATTTTTACCCTTTTGCCCTCCACAACGGCGCTCACGCCCTTAGGGATGGGAATGGGTTTTCTCCCTATGCGCGACATGGCCTTTCCTCCTCACCATACATAGCAGACGACCTCCCCACCCAAGCCT
Coding sequences within:
- the rpsE gene encoding 30S ribosomal protein S5, whose product is MEKETMKERVVAISRVSKVVKGGKRFKFSVLVVVGDEERYVGVGLGKAREIPEAVRKGIEKAKKDLVELKQVGTTIPHPIIGNFGAASVLLRPAAPGTGVIASAVVRAIMELGGVKDVLTKVIGRTSNPINVAYATLEALKSLRSPEELLKLRGKEKELTK
- the rplR gene encoding 50S ribosomal protein L18 produces the protein MTNKESRNIGRQLRHRRLRKKVSGTAERPRLAVFRSLHYIYAQLIDDERGHTIAAASTLEKALRESMASKKDTEAAKAVGRLIAERASAKGISAVVFDRGGHIYHGRIKALADAARDAGLKF
- the rplF gene encoding 50S ribosomal protein L6 — protein: MSRIGRKPIPIPKGVSAVVEGKRVKMKGPKGELSLELWPDIEAQVKDGQIYVHRHSDDKEARALHGLARALLSNMATGVAQGFERQLEIVGIGYRAQVQGGKLVLSLGYSKPVEFEAPKGVELATDGPAKIIVRGIDKQQVGQVAAVIRGFRPPEPYKGKGIRYVGEQVVRKAGKTSAAK